The genomic DNA GACGACGATAACCATAAAGTAAGAAAAAAAGTTAAAACACCTAAAAATAAAATTAAAAGATTTATCTATAATATAAAATCTGCTTATATTAAACATTTTTCAGGAGATATTAGAAAGAGGAGATAGATGAAAGATATTCACTCTCATGTACTTTTTGGAATAGATGATGGAGCAAAAACTATAGAAGATAGTGTAGAACTTATTAAAATGGCTAAGTCTATTGGATATGATGGTATTGTATGCTCTTCACATTTTTATCCAGAAAAGTATGAAAATAAAAACTATGATCATAATTTTGAAATTTTAAAAAATAGACTTGCAGAAGAAGGTATAGAAGTAACACTATATAAAGGAAATGAAGTTTCACTTCATGCAGATATTTTCAACAAAATAAAAAAAATTAATACAATTAACAATAGTAAATATATTTTGATTGAATTAAACTATGGAATAATTTATCAAACCTGTGCTAAATTTTTAGCAAAATTGCAAGATTTAGGATACAAACCTATTCTTGCTCATATAGAACGATACTACGAATTTACAGGTAAACAATTTATAGAGCTATATAATTCAGGTATTATTTTACAAGTAAATATAAGACAAATAAATCATTTAAGTCAAGATATTAAATATCTTTTTAAACAAAGATATATAGGATTAGTTGCAACAGATTCACATAATCTTACAAGAAGAAGTTATGATGTGGGAGAGTACCTTGACTATTTAAAGAAATTCGTGGGAGAAGAGTATTTCAATCTTTTAACAGAAGAAAATCCCAGTAAAATTTTAAATAATCAAGAAATTAAAAAAGGGGAAGTGCATAATGAGAAAACAAATAATAGGAATATTTTTACTGCTTTCTGGAATAAGTTATTCCCAAGAAATGGGGCTTAATGAAATTTTAGATAGGGCAAAAACAGCTAACCCAAATGTAATAATGAAAAAAATGGACACTGATATTAAAAGAAAAGAAAAACAGAGAGCACTAAAAAATTATGTGCTTCCACCTGTTAATCTGTCAGACTCTGAGGAATGGGAAGCTGTTAAACGATATGGTGTCGGGACCAGACAATTTAGAGTATCTATGGACGTATTTGAAGGTGGAAAAAGCGTATATGGATATAGAATACTAAAATCTCAAGTTGAAATGGCTGAAAATGAAGAGATTTTAACTGAAATAAAAGCTCAAGAAGAAGCTGTAAATGCCTATTTTTCAATATTAAACGCACAAAAACAAAGTGAAATAACAACTAGGGCTATAGAGCTTTTAAAAAAGCAAAGACAAAGAAACTTTGATCTATATGAAAATGGTAAAATACTACCTAAATCTGAATATCTAAAAATTGAAGCAGATATTGAAGATAATAATGTTTTAAACATTGAAAATCAACTGAATGAAGAAAATAATCGTGGGGTTCTTGCTAAATTGTTAGGTTATCCTTTAGATAGTAAAATTGCCCTTAGAGAATTTGATCCTGAAAATTATTTGAAAGATAAATCTGAAGTTCATGATACAAATAATAAAAAAATTGAAGATACTTTACTTGCTAAAAATGAGCAACATAAAGTAAACATTGCAGAAAATACGGTTAAAATTGCTAAAGCGGATCTTTATCCTAGTATAAATGTTGAATACAAACGTGAATTTTACGAAATTGATGATGATACTAAAGAAAGAAAAAAATTAAATGATAACGTTGTTACTTTAGGATTTAAATGGGTATTTGAATGGGGAGGAACATTAGATAATATCCAAGCTAAAAAAATTGCTTATGAACAAGCTAAAGTAAAATATGACGATGAAATTAAGAAAATTTCCTTAGATATTAGAAATAAACTAAATAAGATAAAGTCGCTATATGGACAATCTCTTGTTATGAAAAAAAGAATGGAACTTCTAGAAGAAAGTGCCAATATAGATAGTATGAGATATGAAAATGAACTTTTGAGTACCTTTGACTATCTAAATTCAGTAAATAAATATAGAGCAGCTCAAGAAAATTATTATAGAACTCAAAGAGATTTAGTACTTGCAATAATCGAGTATGAAAACCTATACAGATAGATACAGGAGATGAATATGAATAAAAAATATATAAAATTTGGAATAGCAGCCCTTGTAGCACTTGGAATATTATTTGGAATATATAGAAGTAACATCTTTGGAGTTACTGAAGTTAAAACTACAAAATTAGAAATTGGTCAACTTGCTGATGAAAATATATATACAGGTGTTGTAGTTCCTGGTGAAATAAAACCTATATATGTAAGTTCTCCAGCAGTAGTTGAAAAAATTAACGTAGAAGTTGGAGAAGAAATAAGCCCTGAAACAGCTTTACTTACGTTTAGTAATCAAAGTTTTATTGAAAATGAAAAAAAATTAAAGCTTAACGAGCTTGATATGAGAGATTTAGAACTTCGTATAGCTGACTTAGATTCTGGTACTATGAAATTAGAACTTGATAATAAACAACTAGATATAAAAGATCTTGAAGAACAAATTAAAGCATATCAAAGAAAATTACCTACTCTTGCTGAAGAAGCTAGAATTGCTAAGAAAAAGGCTGATACTTATATGCAACTTCTTGCAAAAGATGGAGTTTCAGCTACTGAAGCAAGTCTTATGAATACTACAGCTAATACTAAAGAAGCTGAATATGAAGATTTAAAAACTACATTAGAACTTACAAAGCAAAAATACCAACTTATGTATATAAGTTATGAAAGTTTAAAAAGAGAACTAGATATCAATAAAGCAAAACTTGAGTCTGAATTAGAAAAACTTAAATTACAACATGATACACTTGCTAAAAGTAATGAAGAGTTAAAAAATGCACTTCACTCTAAGCAAGCAGGGTTCATTTCTAGTATTGATATTGTAGAAGGTGGAACTGTTGCTCCTGGACAAAGGGTTATGAGTATTGCTATTCCAGGTCAAACAAAAGTTAATTTAGAAGTTCCTGTATATCAAGCTGGAACTCTTAGTAAAGGACAAGATGCAACTATTATCTCTAGAGAAGGTGGTAGTGGTAATAAATATAAGGGAAAAGTTGATAAAGTTTCATCATTTGCTGTAAAAAGTAAACTTGGAAAAAGTACTGATAAAGTTATAGCTGTAGAAGTTTTAATAGATGGTGAAAATGATTTAAAACCTGGTTTTATAGCTGATGTTCAAGTTAAAGGAAATAGTAAAAAACAAGGACTTATGGTTAATAGTTTCTCTGTAATAGAAGAAAATGGAGACTACTACGTATATATAAATGATAATGGAAAAGCTCAAAAGCAACAAATAAAAGTAGGATTAAGAGATTCTAATGGATATGAAATTTTAAATCTTCCATCTGGAACAGAAATTATTGTAAATCCTTTTAAAGTAAGAAATGGTGAGAAAATAAGGGTTGTGAACTAAGATGAAATTCGAACTTTGGTTTGCCTGGAAACTCCTAATTGGAAATTGGAGAAGAGCTATATTTTCTTTTATAGCTGTTACAGGTGGTGTAATTGCTCTTATTGTATCATTTTCCCTAGGGGCTGGTGGGGAAAAAATAATCTCTCGTGACCTTATGGCTATGAGTGATAATAGAATAGTAATTGGAGGAACAAATTTTAATATACAAGATATTAAAATACTAGAAAAATATCCAATGGTACAATACGCTATTTTCCCAGAAGCTAGAATTTTAGAAAATGGCAATTTATTTAAAGGATATTCTAATAAAGCTTTAGCTACTATGGGACTTGCTCCTTTAGGTGATAGAGAAATCATAGTAGATAAAAAACAATTTCCTCAAACCAAAATAAATGATACTTTAAACTTTACAATAAATGGTGGAGAATATACCTTTGTTGTGAAAGATCTCTATGAAGAGATTAATCCACTAGAACTTATGAAACAAGGAAATAGAATAATAATTTCTCAATCTTTTTATGATAGAATTTTTAGTAACAATAACTATAGAAGTGTTGTTGTAGCTTTTGATAAAAATGAAAATGTAGAAGATTATATAACATACTTCTTATCTAAGTTTAATCATGATAGAAACTCCTTAGATAATGTTGTAGTTATTGAAACACCTGAAATTTATAAAAGAATTGTTAAAATTCAAAAGATTGTTCGTAACACTCTAGGTGTCCTATCTTTTATCTCACTTTGCATAGGAGGATTAGGTATTACTAACCTTATAGCAAGTGGTATAAAAAGTAGAAGTGCTCATATTGGAATTATGAGAGCTATGGGTATGCCTGCAAAACAAGTTACTAAAGTATTTTTAACTGAAGGTGTTATTGTATCATTAATTGGCGGTGTAATTGGAACTATTCTGGGAATAATAGCTGCATTTATTTTAGGAACAGTTATTAAAATTAACCCTGATTTCCATATTACACAAATATTTATCTCAATTTTAATAGCAGTTATAGTTGGTCTTGCTATGGGAATTATTCCAGCTGTAAAAATTGGTAAATTAAATACTGTAGATGCACTTAAAAATGGATAACATAAGGGGCTGTTGAATTTTTGCAACAGCCCCTCTTTTGTTCCCCAATCCCACCCATCTATTAGTTAATATCTGGTAGTAATATTAATTTGTAATAATGCCCTTGTAACAGTTTGAGGATAAATTTTATTGAAACTCCTCCCTCCGAAGGACATATGGTTTCATTACATTCTCTAATGAAAGAGGCGATATTCACCCTAATAGATAACCATTTTTTATTTTAACTCAGTAGTCCAATTTAATCCTTGAATCTTCGTATCTAACTCTCTTAATTTCTTAGAAAGCTTATCTATTTCTTTTTGTTTTTTTCCTACATCTATAGTACGTGAACCTCTCCCAGTTAAAATTACTTTGTAATTTTTGAAGTGGGAGCTTCTTCTTGGGAAGTAGTTGCTTTTGTTAGCCAACTATATTTACCAAGCTATCCCCGTAGTTCCTACGGTTCTTTTTATTTTTAGACTGCTTGTCTTATTCTTAGACCTTCAGCCAATATATTTTTAGCGGCGTTTATATCTCTATCGTGATGAGTATGACAAATTAGACAAGTCCACTCTCTTATATCGAGAGTTTTTTTGCCATCCCTATGACCACATACAGAGCAGATTTGACTTGATGGATATAGTTTATCTATTTTTATTATTTCTTTGCCATACCATTTCGCCTTATACTCAAGTTTATTTACAAAACTAGCCCAAGATACATCAGCTATAGATTTTGATAATTTATGATTATGAAGTAATCCTTTTGTATTTAAGTCTTCAATACAGATAATATCGTGGTTTTTGATAATATATGTACTTAGCTTATTTAAGAAATCTGTTCTCATATTCATAATTTTTTCGTGTATTTTAGCTACTTTAATTCTTTGTTTTTGATAATTTCTAGCTTCGTTTAATTTTTTATTTATTTTTTTAGCAATTAGAAATCTTTTAGAAAGTTTTCTTTGTTCTCTTTTTAGTTTGTCTTCTAATTGTTTTCTAAATTTAAGATTTTTTATTTTTTCTCCAGTAGAAAGAATAGCCATATCTTTAATACCTAAATCAATTCCTACTGATGAATTAGTTTTTGGTAATTCCTGAATATCTGTTTCACATAACAAAGAGATAAAATACTTACCACTTCCATTACGCGAGATAGTAACAGATTTTATTATCCCCTCTATTTTTCTATGCACTTTGATTTTTATTAATTCTTTAAGTTTAGGAATTTTTAACCATTTTTCAAAAATATTTACAGTTCCTTTTTGATTATTAGTTGTATAGCTTTGTACTGGATTCTTCTTAGATTTGAACTTAGGAAAACCTATAGATTTATCTCTAAAAAAGTTTTTATATGCTTTATCTAAGTTAATTTGAGCATTAGCAAGAGCAAGACTATCAACTTCTTTTAGAAATTCATAATCTTTTTTATATTTTGCAGGAGTTGGATATTTTATTTTTTTATCAGGATTACCTTTACTTTCTTCATATGCTTTGATTCTATCATTTAGCATAAGATTATAGACAAGACGAACACAACCAAAAGTTTTACTAAAAAATATCTTTTGTTCTTCGCTTGGATAAATTCTAAATTTATATGCTTTTAGTTGTTTCATCAGTCCACCTCCCTCAAAATTATTTACTCTTCTGCCCTTGTTCCTCTATATATTTTTTTATGACTTCAATAGGAGCTCCTCCAGTAGTCAACAAACAAAAACTTTTAGACCAAAACATTTCTTTCCACAGATATTTTCTTATATGTGGAAATTCTTTTTTTATTATCCTAGAACTTGCTGATTTATATGCATT from Fusobacterium hominis includes the following:
- a CDS encoding tyrosine-protein phosphatase → MKDIHSHVLFGIDDGAKTIEDSVELIKMAKSIGYDGIVCSSHFYPEKYENKNYDHNFEILKNRLAEEGIEVTLYKGNEVSLHADIFNKIKKINTINNSKYILIELNYGIIYQTCAKFLAKLQDLGYKPILAHIERYYEFTGKQFIELYNSGIILQVNIRQINHLSQDIKYLFKQRYIGLVATDSHNLTRRSYDVGEYLDYLKKFVGEEYFNLLTEENPSKILNNQEIKKGEVHNEKTNNRNIFTAFWNKLFPRNGA
- the tnpB gene encoding IS200/IS605 family element RNA-guided endonuclease TnpB yields the protein MKQLKAYKFRIYPSEEQKIFFSKTFGCVRLVYNLMLNDRIKAYEESKGNPDKKIKYPTPAKYKKDYEFLKEVDSLALANAQINLDKAYKNFFRDKSIGFPKFKSKKNPVQSYTTNNQKGTVNIFEKWLKIPKLKELIKIKVHRKIEGIIKSVTISRNGSGKYFISLLCETDIQELPKTNSSVGIDLGIKDMAILSTGEKIKNLKFRKQLEDKLKREQRKLSKRFLIAKKINKKLNEARNYQKQRIKVAKIHEKIMNMRTDFLNKLSTYIIKNHDIICIEDLNTKGLLHNHKLSKSIADVSWASFVNKLEYKAKWYGKEIIKIDKLYPSSQICSVCGHRDGKKTLDIREWTCLICHTHHDRDINAAKNILAEGLRIRQAV
- a CDS encoding DIP1984 family protein, which produces MANKSNYFPRRSSHFKNYKVILTGRGSRTIDVGKKQKEIDKLSKKLRELDTKIQGLNWTTELK
- a CDS encoding HlyD family efflux transporter periplasmic adaptor subunit, giving the protein MNKKYIKFGIAALVALGILFGIYRSNIFGVTEVKTTKLEIGQLADENIYTGVVVPGEIKPIYVSSPAVVEKINVEVGEEISPETALLTFSNQSFIENEKKLKLNELDMRDLELRIADLDSGTMKLELDNKQLDIKDLEEQIKAYQRKLPTLAEEARIAKKKADTYMQLLAKDGVSATEASLMNTTANTKEAEYEDLKTTLELTKQKYQLMYISYESLKRELDINKAKLESELEKLKLQHDTLAKSNEELKNALHSKQAGFISSIDIVEGGTVAPGQRVMSIAIPGQTKVNLEVPVYQAGTLSKGQDATIISREGGSGNKYKGKVDKVSSFAVKSKLGKSTDKVIAVEVLIDGENDLKPGFIADVQVKGNSKKQGLMVNSFSVIEENGDYYVYINDNGKAQKQQIKVGLRDSNGYEILNLPSGTEIIVNPFKVRNGEKIRVVN
- a CDS encoding ABC transporter permease, with amino-acid sequence MKFELWFAWKLLIGNWRRAIFSFIAVTGGVIALIVSFSLGAGGEKIISRDLMAMSDNRIVIGGTNFNIQDIKILEKYPMVQYAIFPEARILENGNLFKGYSNKALATMGLAPLGDREIIVDKKQFPQTKINDTLNFTINGGEYTFVVKDLYEEINPLELMKQGNRIIISQSFYDRIFSNNNYRSVVVAFDKNENVEDYITYFLSKFNHDRNSLDNVVVIETPEIYKRIVKIQKIVRNTLGVLSFISLCIGGLGITNLIASGIKSRSAHIGIMRAMGMPAKQVTKVFLTEGVIVSLIGGVIGTILGIIAAFILGTVIKINPDFHITQIFISILIAVIVGLAMGIIPAVKIGKLNTVDALKNG
- a CDS encoding TolC family protein translates to MRKQIIGIFLLLSGISYSQEMGLNEILDRAKTANPNVIMKKMDTDIKRKEKQRALKNYVLPPVNLSDSEEWEAVKRYGVGTRQFRVSMDVFEGGKSVYGYRILKSQVEMAENEEILTEIKAQEEAVNAYFSILNAQKQSEITTRAIELLKKQRQRNFDLYENGKILPKSEYLKIEADIEDNNVLNIENQLNEENNRGVLAKLLGYPLDSKIALREFDPENYLKDKSEVHDTNNKKIEDTLLAKNEQHKVNIAENTVKIAKADLYPSINVEYKREFYEIDDDTKERKKLNDNVVTLGFKWVFEWGGTLDNIQAKKIAYEQAKVKYDDEIKKISLDIRNKLNKIKSLYGQSLVMKKRMELLEESANIDSMRYENELLSTFDYLNSVNKYRAAQENYYRTQRDLVLAIIEYENLYR